In a genomic window of Telopea speciosissima isolate NSW1024214 ecotype Mountain lineage chromosome 5, Tspe_v1, whole genome shotgun sequence:
- the LOC122661333 gene encoding protein CUP-SHAPED COTYLEDON 3-like — protein sequence MLAMEEILCEVHAEDTNEQGLPPGFRFHPTDEELITFYLASKVFNGSFCGVEIAEVDLNRCEPWELPDVAKMGEREWYFFSLRDRKYPTGLRTNRATEAGYWKATGKDKEVYSASTGALLGMKKTLVFYKGRAPRGEKTKWVMHEYRLDGDFSCRHTSKEEWVICRIFNKTGQKKNPFLQAHRYLLEAAAAAAAASTSSHSTALPQLVEYQSQSQMKILQNPCEVSNLKHLKNPIGSYPQLLAMNGMESSFSPTTTTTTTINSINNNNPSHPESNIIKSLISHSHQQEWTVKETTVPKQCKTESYHSHFQPLSTGPNFHSGQGWWDGGKIHQVEGKLSSSSTSSSCQNQNPLFLEMMGSGVLGFTETVHEMSTSSVAFNRASFQMMLDH from the exons ATGTTGGCCATGGAAGAGATTCTGTGCGAAGTGCATGCAGAGGATACAAATGAACAAGGTTTGCCTCCTGGTTTTAGGTTTCATCCAACAGATGAGGAGCTTATAACATTCTATCTAGCTTCAAAGGTCTTCAATGGGAGCTTTTGTGGTGTAGAGATAGCAGAGGTAGATCTTAACAGATGTGAGCCCTGGGAGCTTCCAG ATGTGGCTAAGATGGGGGAAAGGGAATGGTACTTCTTCAGCCTTAGAGACAGAAAGTACCCAACTGGGTTGAGAACTAACAGAGCAACTGAGGCTGGTTATTGGAAGGCTACAGGCAAAGACAAGGAGGTTTACAGTGCTTCCACTGGAGCCCTTCTGGGTATGAAGAAAACTCTTGTTTTCTACAAGGGCAGAGCTCCCCGGGGTGAaaagaccaagtgggtcatGCACGAATATCGCCTCGATGGTGACTTCTCTTGTCGTCACACTTCTAAG GAAGAATGGGTGATTTGCAGAATATTTAACAAAACAGGACAGAAGAAGAACCCATTTCTTCAGGCTCACAGATACCTTTtagaagctgctgctgctgctgctgctgcttctactTCATCTCACTCAACTGCATTGCCTCAGCTGGTAGAATATCAATCTCAATCCCAAATGAAAATTCTCCAAAACCCATGTGAAGTTAGTAACCTCAAACACTTAAAAAACCCAATTGGGTCTTATCCACAACTTTTAGCCATGAATGGCATGGAGTCATCTTTttcacccaccaccaccaccaccaccaccataaactctatcaacaacaacaacccatCACATCCAGAGTCAAATATCATCAAATCACTGATCTCACACTCACATCAACAAGAGTGGACAGTGAAGGAAACTACTGTTCCCAAACAGTGCAAAACAGAGTCTTACCATTCCCATTTTCAACCACTGAGTACTGGTCCCAACTTTCACTCTGGGCAAGGGTGGTGGGATGGTGGTAAGATTCATCAAGTTGAAGGGAAGTTGAGTAGTTCATCAACCTCATCATCTtgtcaaaaccaaaaccctCTGTTTTTGGAGATGATGGGGAGTGGGGTTTTGGGGTTCACAGAAACTGTTCATGAGATGTCTACTTCATCAGTTGCTTTCAACAGGGCTAGCTTTCAGATGATGCTAGATCATTAG